AATGCTTGTACCACTTTATCAGTGGCAGTTTTTACAGCATCATCCGATAAGGTTTGCGTTTTATCTTGCCATATTAATGCAAAGGCTAATGAACGTTGACCTGCTGGCACTTTTTCGCCTTGATATACATCAAACAACCAAAGATCAGTCAAGAGTGTACCTGATGCCTTGCGTATGGTTGACTCTAGCGTTTGAAGGCTGATGTCGCTGTCTACTAATATAGCAATATCGCGGCGCACTTGCGGGAACTTACTTGGGGTGGTGATGGCATGCTGTTCACGAGCAAGCGTCAGCAATGGTGCCAGTGACAACTGTGCAACCCAAGTGGTTGTCAGATCTAACTGTTTGGCAGTATTCGGATGTAATTGTCCAAGCCAGCCGACATACTGATCATCGATATATAGCTTAGCGCTTTGTCCAGGGTGCAAGAAAGCAAGCTGACTACGCTCATAGCGGATACGCGCATTATCGATTTTCGCTGGTAATAACTGCTCAATATCATGCTTGAGATCATAAAAGTCTAACGCACGGTTTTGATAAGCTTGCTCATCCCAAACGTCACCAACTGCTACTATAGCAATACTTGGCGTTTGTACTAAATCACTCACACTATGACCGACAAAACTTAAACCGGTCTCAAAAAAACGCACGCGTGATTGCTGGCGATTTAAGTTGTATTGTACGCAAGGCAATAAGCTTGATAATAATGTACGGCGCATCACCGCCAAGTCGCTAGAGATAGGATTGGCTAATGCTAATACCTCACCTAATGCTTTATCATCAAGCAAGGCTTCTAATTTGGCATCACTAAAACTAAAGCTAATCGCTTCCATATAGCCGTTATCAACCAAAGCAAGCTTCATCTCATGCGTCAAATCTGCGGTATCGTCATAGTCCATGCTGACTTGCAAATGTGGCAATATGCTTGGGATGTTGTCATAGCCATAGATACGAGCAATCTCTTCGATGAGGTCTTCTTTAATACTCATGTCGAAGCGATACGATGGCGGCGTGCAAATAAGGCTATCTGCTTGCTGCTCTACTTTAAACCCTAATTGGGTCAAAATACGCACCATAACTACTGGCTCAATTTCAATACCAATGACGTCACGAACCTTTGTAATCGGCAATGTAATAGGCGCACGAGCAGGTAAATGATCGCTATTCTCCATTGCGACGATTTGTCCCGCTTGGCTACCTGTGACGCTAGTAATCAAATCAACTGCACGCGCTAAAGCAAGCGCTGGCAACTCAAAATCAACACCTCTCTCAAAACGTTGTGAGGCATCGGTATGCAAACCAAAACGGCGTGCGCGCGCAGCAATTGCTAATGGATTAAAAAAAGCACTCTCCAACACAATATTGGTCGTGCTATCAGTCACACTGCTACGCTGACCACCCATGATACCCGCTAGAGCAAGTGCGCCTTTATCATCAGCAATCACCAATTCATCACCCGTTAAGCTGATGGTTTGCTCATTCAGTAAAGTAATGGTTTCTTCAGGCTGTGCCAAACGCACCACGATATCCCCGACGATAGTATCGGCATCAAACGCATGTAACGGTTGACCCAATTCCATCAAGACATAGTTGGTCACATCAACCAAAAAGTTGTGCGAACGTAGTCCTGACTGCACTAGTGCATCTTGCATCCATTTTGGCGTATCGATAGTACGATCAATATTGCTTATCGACTGTAAAAAGTAGCGTGGACAAGCTTCAACCGCACTGACGGTCACAGCTGGCATCGCTTCGTTGTGAATAACTTGATTGTTGTCAGGGATATTTGGCATTTGTAACGGCAAATCATTAATCACTGATATCTCGCGCGCAATACCACGTACGCTAAAGCAATCACCGCGATTTGGGGTGATGGAGATATCCAATATTTGATTGTCTAAACCCAAATATTCACGGATATCGGTACCAATCGGTGCATCAGTAGGTAGCTCAAGCAGACCATCAATGTTATCGGTTAAATCAATTTCAGATGCGCCGCAGAGCATACCGTTAGAGTCGACACCGCGTAGGTTACCATTTTTAATTTTAAAGCCCGTACCATCATCAGAAGGTAAAACGGCACCAACGGTAGCAACAGGTACTTTCATACCAACAGTAACGTTGGGCGCGCCGCAAACGATTTGTAATGGCTCAACTGCACCAATATTGACCTGCGTCACGCGCAATTTATCCGCATCTGGATGCTGCTCGACGCTAATTACTTCGCCGACGACCACACCGCTAAAGGCACGGGCAACCGCAAAGCGATCGTCGATCTCAAGCCCTGCCATCGTTAGTTGGTCTGCCAATTGTTCACTGCTATTGTTGGGATTTACCCATTGACGTAGCCACTGTTCGCTAATTTTCATAAATATCTCGGATCAAAATTTTGGAGTAAAGGTAGACGTATTATTATTAAAAATAAAATCTAGCCAAACTGTTTTAAGAAGCGTACGTCATTTTGGAAAAACAGGCGCAAATCATCGATACCGTAATATAGCATCGCAAAACGCTCAATCCCCATTCCAAAGGCGAAGCCGGTATATTTTTCGGCATCAATACCGCAGTTGGTAAGCACCTGTGGATGCACCATACCGCAGCCCATGACCTCAAGCCATTTGCCATTATCATCTAAGATATCTACTTCGGCTGATGGCTCAGTGAATGGGAAGAATGATGGACGGAAACGAACGGTCAGCTCTTTGGCAAAAAACGCTTCCAAAAACTCACTAATCAGACCTTTTAGCTCAGCAAAGGTACTCGATTCTGTGACCATAAGCCCTTCTAACTGATGGAACATCGGCGAATGGGTTTGGTCAGAGTCATTACGATAAACGCGACCAGGGCAAATAATACGAATCGGTGGCTCATTTTTTTCCATGGTACGAATCTGTACCGGACTGGTGTGCGTACGCAGTAAATAATGCGCATCAAAGTAGAAAGTATCGTGCATCGCGCGTGCTGGGTGATGTGAAGGAATATTCAGCGCTTCAAAGTTATAATAGTCGCTCTCAACTTCAGGACCGGTTGCGACATTAAAACCCGCTTGTATAAAATACTGCTGCATACGCTGGGTAATCATCGTTACCGGATGCAAATGACCTTTTTGACCACCGCGAGCAGGCAAAGTGATATCAATGCTCTCGCTTGCAAGTTTGGCATTTAATGCCACCACTTCTAGCTGCTGCTGCTGTGCTGTCAATGCGTCTTGAATACGGCTACGCACTTCATGCAGCCAGCCGCCGTAGGTTTTTTTATCGTCGTTACTAAGTTTACCCATCTGCTTTGACCAGCCAGTTAAGGGGCTCTTTTTGCCGGTCAGTTGCACACGCAAATCTTGCAATAGACGCACATCGCTCACTTGTAAGATTAAAGCTTCGGCAGCACTAGTAAACTCAATCAGCTGAGCTTCATTAAGTTCGTTGAGCTCTGAGGATAAGGTCGGTAGCGCCGACAAATCGGTGGTAGCAGCAGGGGTAGTCATAAGACGCATTCTTCCTGATTTAAGCGGACTATTAATTGTAGGGATTTGACCAAATATTGCAAACCATTTACCCAATCATTTAAAAATAACGTTAGTTACATGAATGGCTTGAATATTTAGACGATGATAAAGGCTGTTTTATAAAAACGTATTGTGCTCTGGCGCTAAAAATAGGCAGTAAGATAATATGATATAAAAAAAGCCACCGACCAGCGGTAGCTTTTATTAATATCGTACTATTAATCAATATTATTCCTATCCATGTAGATAACTACTTATCAATAATGACTCAACAAGCAGTATATCTAGAGGATGGCTAATATTTATGCCAGTTCCGCTTTAGCTTTTTCGACCAACGCTGTGAAAGTCGCTGCATCATGCATAGCGATGTCAGCAAGTACGCGACGATCGATTGCAATGTTAGCTTTTTTCATGCCATTGATAAAGCGGCTATAGCTTAAGCCGTTTAAGCGTGCACCAGCATTGATACGTGCAATCCAAAGACGACGGAAAGTACGTTTTTTGTTGCGACGGTCACGATAAGCATATTGACCAGCTTTGGTCACTGCTTGTACCGCTACACGATAAACACGTGAACGGGCACCGTAGTAGCCTTTTGCGCGTTTTAGGATTTTTTTGTGACGACGATTCGCCTGTACACCACGTTTTACACGGGCCATAAATTACTCCAAGATTTCTTTAATGACTGTTAAGCGAGTAACGATGTTATTAACACATAAACATCGTTGTCAGATTGCAACGTCAAATCTGTTTAATCACAATATTTTTGATTAAACCCAAATGACAATAGGCTATTAGATGTATGGGCACATACGACGAACTGCTGCTTCGTCAGACTTGTCCACCATCTTAAGACCGCGCAACTGGCGAATACGCTTGGCTGATTTCTTGGTCAAGATATGGCTTTTGAATGCTTGCTTGCGCTTGAAGCCGTTCGCTGTTTTTTTGAAGCGTTTAGCGGCACCGCTTCTGGTTTTCATCTTAACTTTCATGATGATTTGCCTCTTTGTCTTTGATAGAACCTGGTCGTCAAATAGTGAAAACAGAATAGTCGCTGTAAAAACAAGTACTAAACCTCTATTTGCCTCGAGGTGGGAGGCGCTATTTTAGCAGATAGGTCACTGTTTTGCCAAGGAAAGTTTTGACTTCCTACTCTCACTGACAATTCTTAGTAAAAACTAATAACCTTTAACCCATATTTATCTTCAAAGGTTTCATAAATAAAAATCTAAAAGTAAAATATGAGTGTTCACAAATCTGTTGTGACTAATTAACAATTATTGGTCTATCAAAATGCAGCTCAGGTATAATTGTCACTTATTTACTGTCATTAAAATATTGAATATCAGTCTAAGCTATGTTTAAGTAGTGATTGCGTCTTAATAAAGCTTTAACATAGCGCATCCTGAATCCTGTTATTTAACAAACACCTTACTTCTTTCCAATTATAAGACGACAGATAAATGATGACTTTACCTGCTTGGCTGACTGCCGTAAATTTTAATGCTGATGGTTTGATTCCTGCAATTGCGCAAGATCATGAGTCAGGACGTATTTTGATGATGGCTTGGATGAATGCTGAGTCGCTACAATTGACTGCCGATACACAGACCGCAGTTTATTTTTCGCGTTCACGTGCCAAGTTATGGCATAAGGGCGAGTCGTCAGGGCATACGCAACGTGTGCATGATATTCGTCTAGATTGTGACGCCGATGTGATTGTGCTGAGTGTGACTCAAGCAGGTGGTATCGCTTGTCATACTGGTCGCGAATCTTGTTTTTATCAGCGTTTGGATTTATCAGGGCAAACGCCTGAGTGGCAAACGGTCGATAAAGTAATAAAAGATCCAGCAGAGATTTATCATTCGAATGAAGTGGCCAATCCTCCACCAACCAACGATGCGACAGCTCATAACTCAGTCAGTTTTGATGCTGATGCTAATCAAGCCAAAGCAGATAAGACCTCAATTTTACAGCAACTGGATCGAGTGTTAGCAGAACGTAAACAAGCCGACGCTGATAGTTCTTATGTGGCGAGTCTATATGACAAAGGTCTCAATAAAATATTAGAAAAAGTCGGTGAAGAAAGTACTGAGAGTATCATCGCTGCCAAAGACTTTGCTAATTGCGACGAAAACATAGATAAATCGCAATATGATGAGGCACGTTCTGAGCTCATCTATGAAGTGGCAGATGTCTGGTTTCATACTTTAGTTGGGCTGGCATGGTTCGGTATCGAATCAGATGCGGTATTAAACGAGTTAGGACGACGCTTTGGTCTATCAGGTATTGATGAAAAGGCGGCGCGATAGTTTTGATAAGCTAAGGCGCTGCCCTGTTTGATTATTGTTACTTTCACCTTTTTGTCACAAGTGCAGGTTATAATATAGCTCTGTTTCATTTCGCATGGTATGTCGAGAATTTTTATTGAATATATCGATATTTGATAAACTCAAAGTAGGCATACAAAGACTGAAAACCAAGATACAAGGATACCTTTATGGGTAGTTTTTCTATTACGCATTGGCTGATATTATTGGTGGTGGTGGTGGTGGTATTTGGCACCTCTAAGCTAAGAAATGCTGGTAAAGATTTGGGCGGCGCAGTCAAAGGGTTTAAAGAAGCGGTCAAAGATGAAAATACTGAGCACGCTAAAAAACATGTGGTGCTTGATCATGATGCTGGCACAAATCCACCAAACATAACAGGCACTCAGTCTGATACGACTTCAGCCAATAAAGTTGATGACACACACAATGTATAATACGTACGGTATATAGACGGTGATACTGAACCATTATGTTTGATATTGGGTTTTCTGAATTACTGCTTTTTGGCGTCATCGCCTTAATTGTCTTGGGTCCTGAAAAGCTGCCGCAAGCAGCCCGTACGGCTGGGCAATGGTATGCCAAAATTCGTCGTACCGTTTCCACCTTGCAGTCTGAAATTGAAGCGGAACTTGACTTGGCTGAAACTCGTCAACTGATGCAAAAAGAGCTTGCTAAAATTCGCCAAACTGAAGCAGAAATGCGGCGTGAAATGGCAGAGATGCGCGGTAGTATAAAAGAGTTTGAACATTCACAAAGTCAGAACCTTAAAACCTCCGACAAGGCCGCCTCACCTGCCAATCAAGCAAATAATGATAGTGCTATACAAAATAATAATGAGCCAGCGACGTTTTCTTATGCTTATGGGCAAAGTAACAACCTAACCGACAGTCAACAGTTATCAAATCAGGATATAACCAGCATTAATAGTGATGCAGTAACAGACTCTTCTACTATTAAGCAGCCTGCTCAGCCTTTGATCACTAAGCCGTGGGAAAACATGTGGTTCCGCCTTGGCGCTTATGATAAAGCGCGTCGCTTACCTGCCGTGCCCTACTTACCCAACTATAAAGCCGATATTTTATTAAACAGCTCTTTTGATAGCTCTTTTGATAGCCCTTTAAATACACAGGCTTCTGTAAATCAGCAGGAGAGTGAGTAATGGATTTATTTAAACGGCAAAAAATCCGCCTAGAAAAAGTAACGGACTCCGCGATTGAAGGCGAGACAGAGACGACAAAAAATGATGATTCGGGCGACATATTAAGTCCGTTGGCTGACATGCCTATTACTGAGCATCTCATTGAGCTGCGTCGACATCTGATTAAGATATGCGTTGCCGTACTGGTGATATTTTTAGCGTTGGTCGGTTTTTCACGCGAATTGTATGATTTTTTATCCAACCCATTGGTTGCCCAGTTGCCCGCCAACTCAACGATGATTGCCACAGATATCACCTCAAACTTTATGGCACCGATACGCTTAACGATATTCGTCGCCGCATTTTTTGCAATGCCTTATATCTTGTATCAAATATGGTCTTTTGTGGCACCAGGCTTATATAAAAAAGAGAAGAAAGTCGCTATTCCAGTGCTGCTATCCTCTATATTTTTATTTTATTCTGGGGTGGCTTTTGCCTATTTTATTGTACTCAAAGGGGTACTGAAATTCTTTATCATGTTCGCGCCGCAGAATGTCTTGCCGATGACAGATATCGACAGTTATCTGAGTTTTGCGCTTAAGCTGTTTATGGTATTTGGGCTGACATTTGAGATTCCAGTCGTCACTTTGCTGTTGATATTGGTCGGCATCGTCTCCATTCAGAGCTTACAAGATAAACGCCGTTATATTATTGTCGGCTGTTTTGCAGTCGCCGCAGTTGTCACACCGCCCGATGGGGTATCGATGTTGATGCTTGCCATTCCGATGTGGTTATTGTTTGAGCTGGGGTTGTTTTTGGCAAAAATATTAATTAAAGAAGATCGTAACCTTGCTTAAGCCGTAAATAAATACGGAATAACATATTGTTATTCTTGTTAGCGATATATGCACAAAAAAAGCCATTGTCTATGCAGTGGCTTTTTTTACCCCTCTTATTTTTTATCCTCTTTTAGTCTTTTAGGTAGCTTTGCTATGTCCGCATCTATGCCAGCTTATATGAGCGATCCCACTGACGAGCAGCTCAGCGCCCTCAATATGGCGATGGATCACAAGTCTTTTAAAGTGGTCGCCTATGCCGGTGCCGGTAAAACAACAACGCTAAAATTGATTGGTGAGCGTTTGCGTGGACGCGGCTTGTATCTAGCCTTTAATAAAGCCATTGCCAATGACGCCCGCGCAAAATTTCCGTCACATGTAGAGTGCCGTACCTTTCACTCACTGGCCTACCGTCATGTTGCCCGTGATATCACCGCAAAGCTGTCGTTACCTCGATTTTCACCCAAGCGTTTGGGTGATGATTTGGGTTTGCAACCAGTACAAGTACGCAGACAGATGGACGGCGTTAATAAATACATTACGCTCACGCCAGCACGATTATCACGCTTCGTCAGCGATGCTATCAGCAATTTTTGTAGTACGCATGCCAGCTATCCTGCGCCAAGGCACATACTATTTCCGAGCTGGCTCGATGGCTCAGATGCTGAACAGCTGCGCGAGATGCTCTACCCTGCTGTTGAGCAGCGTTGGCTACAATCAATTGATGCGCGCCACCCTGCTGGTATCGGTCATGATATTTATCTAAAACTTTGGGCATTATCTAAGCCAAGCATCCCAGCGGATTTTATTTTATTCGATGAAGCGCAGGATGCTGACCCGCTTATGATGGGTATTTTGACCCAGCAGCCTCGCCAAGTTATCTATGTGGGCGACGCTCATCAGCAGATTTATGAATGGCGCGGTGCGGTGAATGCAATGAAAAGACTGCCATTGCCGCAAACATTATTGACCCAGTCTTTCCGCTTTGGTGAGCCGATTGCTGAGATTGCCAACACGCTATTAAAGGCACTTCAAGAAGACGTACCGCTTAAAGGCAATCCTAACAAGCAGTCTTCTACGGATAAAGGCATGGTGCACAGTAAAAAAGACGCCATTCTTTGCCGTACGAATGCCGCGGCAATGTCACAGCTGTTAACTGGTCTAAAGCTTGGGCATAAAGTGGCACTACAAGCCGATACTGACCGCATGCTTAAATTCTGTCAAGCAGCCGAAAATTTAAAAAACGGTAAATCGGCGTACGGCGTACCCGAGCTAGCATATTTTTATAATTGGGGTGATGTACAAGAATATTCTGAGACCAATGAAGGTAGCGACCTAAAAACACTGGTGAAGCTAGTCGATGATCATGGTACCAATGTCTTAAGCCAAGCGGTCAATAGCTTATCAAGTATCGAGAATGCCGACTACGTCATCTCAACGGCGCATAAAGCCAAAGGGCTTGAGTGGGGAAAAGTGCAGTTGGACGATGATTTTTATTATGATGTGACCACCAATGCGGTAAAGATAAGCCCAGAAGAGTTGCGCTTGCTCTACGTTGCTTGCACACGTGCCCAAAGTAACTTAGACATTCATAATATTAAAGACTTAATATCAGGGTTACAGACAGGGAAAAAAGTTGTTTTTGGTAATTCTTAACCTTTTTATCAGCCACTAGACTTGTCCCACGATGCCAATTTATAACGTCTTTATATTAATAAGTAATAAGCCATGAATAACCAACAACCTGATATCTTGCCTCACTCTTTATCGCAAGCAATGCAAGAACGTCAAACGACCATAAAGCAATTATTTGCCAATCCAGTTCGTCTCCTCGCTCCTATGGAAGGTCTGACCGATCCATTAATGCGACAAATTCTGACCCAGATTGCAGCTGATTTAGGTCGTCCTTATGATTGGTCGGTGAGTGAGTTTATTCGGGTCACTCAGCATGTGTTGCCAGCCCATGTGTTTTATAAATATGTGCCCGAGCTACATCATGATGCAAAGACTGCATCCGGTACGTCGATTCATATTCAGCTACTTGGTAGTGAAGCACAATTGATGGCAGAAAATGCGGCCCATGCTTGTGAGTTAGGTGCGCCTGCGATTGATATTAACTTTGGGTGCCCTGCCAAGACCGTCAATAGTCATCGGGGTGGCTCGGTGTTGCTTGATGAGCCTGAAGTGATGTACGACATTATCAGTGCCGTACGCCAAGCCGTGCCTGCCAACA
This window of the Psychrobacter arcticus 273-4 genome carries:
- the tatA gene encoding Sec-independent protein translocase subunit TatA, encoding MGSFSITHWLILLVVVVVVFGTSKLRNAGKDLGGAVKGFKEAVKDENTEHAKKHVVLDHDAGTNPPNITGTQSDTTSANKVDDTHNV
- a CDS encoding UvrD-helicase domain-containing protein; translated protein: MSASMPAYMSDPTDEQLSALNMAMDHKSFKVVAYAGAGKTTTLKLIGERLRGRGLYLAFNKAIANDARAKFPSHVECRTFHSLAYRHVARDITAKLSLPRFSPKRLGDDLGLQPVQVRRQMDGVNKYITLTPARLSRFVSDAISNFCSTHASYPAPRHILFPSWLDGSDAEQLREMLYPAVEQRWLQSIDARHPAGIGHDIYLKLWALSKPSIPADFILFDEAQDADPLMMGILTQQPRQVIYVGDAHQQIYEWRGAVNAMKRLPLPQTLLTQSFRFGEPIAEIANTLLKALQEDVPLKGNPNKQSSTDKGMVHSKKDAILCRTNAAAMSQLLTGLKLGHKVALQADTDRMLKFCQAAENLKNGKSAYGVPELAYFYNWGDVQEYSETNEGSDLKTLVKLVDDHGTNVLSQAVNSLSSIENADYVISTAHKAKGLEWGKVQLDDDFYYDVTTNAVKISPEELRLLYVACTRAQSNLDIHNIKDLISGLQTGKKVVFGNS
- the tatB gene encoding Sec-independent protein translocase protein TatB, yielding MFDIGFSELLLFGVIALIVLGPEKLPQAARTAGQWYAKIRRTVSTLQSEIEAELDLAETRQLMQKELAKIRQTEAEMRREMAEMRGSIKEFEHSQSQNLKTSDKAASPANQANNDSAIQNNNEPATFSYAYGQSNNLTDSQQLSNQDITSINSDAVTDSSTIKQPAQPLITKPWENMWFRLGAYDKARRLPAVPYLPNYKADILLNSSFDSSFDSPLNTQASVNQQESE
- the pheT gene encoding phenylalanine--tRNA ligase subunit beta; protein product: MKISEQWLRQWVNPNNSSEQLADQLTMAGLEIDDRFAVARAFSGVVVGEVISVEQHPDADKLRVTQVNIGAVEPLQIVCGAPNVTVGMKVPVATVGAVLPSDDGTGFKIKNGNLRGVDSNGMLCGASEIDLTDNIDGLLELPTDAPIGTDIREYLGLDNQILDISITPNRGDCFSVRGIAREISVINDLPLQMPNIPDNNQVIHNEAMPAVTVSAVEACPRYFLQSISNIDRTIDTPKWMQDALVQSGLRSHNFLVDVTNYVLMELGQPLHAFDADTIVGDIVVRLAQPEETITLLNEQTISLTGDELVIADDKGALALAGIMGGQRSSVTDSTTNIVLESAFFNPLAIAARARRFGLHTDASQRFERGVDFELPALALARAVDLITSVTGSQAGQIVAMENSDHLPARAPITLPITKVRDVIGIEIEPVVMVRILTQLGFKVEQQADSLICTPPSYRFDMSIKEDLIEEIARIYGYDNIPSILPHLQVSMDYDDTADLTHEMKLALVDNGYMEAISFSFSDAKLEALLDDKALGEVLALANPISSDLAVMRRTLLSSLLPCVQYNLNRQQSRVRFFETGLSFVGHSVSDLVQTPSIAIVAVGDVWDEQAYQNRALDFYDLKHDIEQLLPAKIDNARIRYERSQLAFLHPGQSAKLYIDDQYVGWLGQLHPNTAKQLDLTTTWVAQLSLAPLLTLAREQHAITTPSKFPQVRRDIAILVDSDISLQTLESTIRKASGTLLTDLWLFDVYQGEKVPAGQRSLAFALIWQDKTQTLSDDAVKTATDKVVQALTVEHSAQLRDS
- the tatC gene encoding twin-arginine translocase subunit TatC, translated to MDLFKRQKIRLEKVTDSAIEGETETTKNDDSGDILSPLADMPITEHLIELRRHLIKICVAVLVIFLALVGFSRELYDFLSNPLVAQLPANSTMIATDITSNFMAPIRLTIFVAAFFAMPYILYQIWSFVAPGLYKKEKKVAIPVLLSSIFLFYSGVAFAYFIVLKGVLKFFIMFAPQNVLPMTDIDSYLSFALKLFMVFGLTFEIPVVTLLLILVGIVSIQSLQDKRRYIIVGCFAVAAVVTPPDGVSMLMLAIPMWLLFELGLFLAKILIKEDRNLA
- the rplT gene encoding 50S ribosomal protein L20; this translates as MARVKRGVQANRRHKKILKRAKGYYGARSRVYRVAVQAVTKAGQYAYRDRRNKKRTFRRLWIARINAGARLNGLSYSRFINGMKKANIAIDRRVLADIAMHDAATFTALVEKAKAELA
- the hisI gene encoding phosphoribosyl-AMP cyclohydrolase, whose product is MTLPAWLTAVNFNADGLIPAIAQDHESGRILMMAWMNAESLQLTADTQTAVYFSRSRAKLWHKGESSGHTQRVHDIRLDCDADVIVLSVTQAGGIACHTGRESCFYQRLDLSGQTPEWQTVDKVIKDPAEIYHSNEVANPPPTNDATAHNSVSFDADANQAKADKTSILQQLDRVLAERKQADADSSYVASLYDKGLNKILEKVGEESTESIIAAKDFANCDENIDKSQYDEARSELIYEVADVWFHTLVGLAWFGIESDAVLNELGRRFGLSGIDEKAAR
- the rpmI gene encoding 50S ribosomal protein L35; the encoded protein is MKVKMKTRSGAAKRFKKTANGFKRKQAFKSHILTKKSAKRIRQLRGLKMVDKSDEAAVRRMCPYI
- the pheS gene encoding phenylalanine--tRNA ligase subunit alpha, with product MTTPAATTDLSALPTLSSELNELNEAQLIEFTSAAEALILQVSDVRLLQDLRVQLTGKKSPLTGWSKQMGKLSNDDKKTYGGWLHEVRSRIQDALTAQQQQLEVVALNAKLASESIDITLPARGGQKGHLHPVTMITQRMQQYFIQAGFNVATGPEVESDYYNFEALNIPSHHPARAMHDTFYFDAHYLLRTHTSPVQIRTMEKNEPPIRIICPGRVYRNDSDQTHSPMFHQLEGLMVTESSTFAELKGLISEFLEAFFAKELTVRFRPSFFPFTEPSAEVDILDDNGKWLEVMGCGMVHPQVLTNCGIDAEKYTGFAFGMGIERFAMLYYGIDDLRLFFQNDVRFLKQFG